In Carya illinoinensis cultivar Pawnee chromosome 16, C.illinoinensisPawnee_v1, whole genome shotgun sequence, a single window of DNA contains:
- the LOC122299032 gene encoding protein FAR-RED ELONGATED HYPOCOTYL 3-like has product MNAFFDGYVHSRTNLKEFVNQFDNALRKKIENENGADFHSFHVTIPVVSISPLEKIFQNIYTNAKFREVQKEIIGMVGVLPSLHRKDGVIATYHVEDEVAVDDFIKEVTQTVYFNEAECDVKCSCALFEMRGILCRHVLAIMRVNKVKRVLEKYILDRWRKDIKRTYTLIRSSYD; this is encoded by the coding sequence atgaatgctttcTTTGATGGCTACGTACACTCAAGGacaaacttaaaagagtttgtCAATCAATTTGATAATGCATTGCGAAAGaagattgaaaatgaaaatggggCGGACTTCCATTCATTCCACGTCACAATTCCCGTCGTCTCGATCTCTCCACTTGAAAAGATATTTCAGAACATATACACTAATGCtaaatttagagaagttcaAAAAGAGATAATCGGGATGGTTGGTGTTCTTCCAAGTCTACATCGAAAAGATGGTGTAATCGCAACGTAtcatgtagaagatgaagttgcTGTTGATGATTTCATCAAAGAGGTGACCCAAACAGTGTACTTCAATGAGGCTGAATGTGATGTGAAGTGTTCATGCGCACTGTTTGAAATGAGAGGGATATTGTGTCGACATGTATTGGCTATTATGAGAGTTAACAAAGTGAAAAGAGTgctagaaaaatacatattagatCGATGGAGAAAGGACATTAAACGGACATACACTCTTATTCGAAGTTCTTATGACTAA
- the LOC122299031 gene encoding protein FAR1-RELATED SEQUENCE 5-like has protein sequence MEKGKGKEHASPITPLATNPSINPSTQVIPRPFYTYLSTPPTTNASINPTTQVIPISFCPDFSSYMHGGHAPMPHALLPPFLPCPNANPSSWTCQENLMPEFQSSAPPSLIGTPSASFSRVEEIQEPTLDSREVEIFSTSSESEDNNEAEIENTVHNEGADIIEEPKVGMVFKSQDELVAYYKGYGKQCGFGIMTQRSHRFEDGSLRYITLCCSRGGKARNRTTNVVRSRPTSKTGCKAQINATFMDGVFKLLSVHNSHNHSVSPQKSRFFRCNREVSESVKRVLDTNDQAGIRLNKSFAALMQEVGGFENLPFSEKDCRNYIDKARHLRLGKGGAEAHRQYFARMQYKNDGFFSDIDHDDDGRLKNVFWANARSRAAYKYWGDVVTFDTTYLTNRYGMPFAPFVGVNHHGQSILLGAGLISNEDTETFAWLFQTWLNCMDGEAPKAIITDQDRAMKNAIALVFPNT, from the exons ATGgagaaagggaaagggaaagagCATGCATCTCCTATAACGCCTCTTGCCACTAATCCATCAATTAATCCATCAACTCAA GTGATACCAAGACCATTTTATACATATTTGTCAACACCTCCTACCACAAATGCATCTATCAATCCAACAACCCAG GTCATACCAATATCATTTTGTCCAGATTTCTCAAGTTATATGCATGGGGGCCATGCACCAATGCCACATGCTCTGTTACCACCTTTCTTACCTTGTCCTAATGCCAACCCATCGTCATGGACTTGTCAG GAAAACCTTATGCCAGAATTTCAGTCATCAGCTCCCCCCTCTTTGATTGGTACTCCATCTGCAAGCTTCAGCCGTGTTGAAGAAATTCAAGAGCCCACACTTGACTCGAGGGAGGTTGAAATATTCTCTACATCCTCTGAATCCGAAGATAACAATGAGGCCGAGATAGAAAATACAGTGCATAATGAGGGGGCCGATATCATTGAGGAGCCGAAGGTGGGGATGGTCTTCAAATCTCAAGACGAGTTAGTGGCATATTATAAAGGTTATGGGAAACAATGCGGTTTTGGGATAATGACTCAAAGGAGTCATAGGTTTGAGGATGGGAGCCTCAGATATATCACGCTTTGTTGTTCTCGTGGTGGGAAGGCACGGAACCGTACGACAAATGTTGTGAGGTCGCGTCCGACGTCAAAGACTGGCTGTAAGGCACAGATAAATGCTACGTTCATGGATGGAGTTTTCAAGTTGTTGAGTGTTCACAATTCCCACAATCACAGCGTAAGTCCACAGAAGTCGAGATTCTTTCGCtgtaatagagaagtgagcGAGTCTGTTAAGAGAGTATTAGATACAAATGATCAAGCTGGCATTAGACTAAACAAGAGTTTTGCAGCACTTATGCAAGAAGTGGGTGGATTTGAGAACTTGCCTTTCAGTGAGAAAGATTGCAGAAATTATATTGATAAGGCACGCCACCTTCGACTTGGGAAAGGTGGCGCTGAAGCCCATCGTCAGTATTTTGCTAGGATGCAGTACAAAAATGATGGATTCTTTTCAGACATCGACCACGATGATGATGGAAGGTTGAAGAATGTCTTCTGGGCAAATGCACGGAGCAGGGCAGCCTATAAATATTGGGGTGATGTTGTGACATTTGACACCACATACCTGACAAATAGGTATGGAATGCCGTTTGCAccgtttgttggtgtaaaccaccatggtcAGTCAATCCTTCTGGGGGCAGGATTGATTTCTAACGAGGATACGGAAACATTTGCATGGCTGTTTCAGACTTGGCTAAACTGTATGGATGGGGAAGCGCCAAAGGCCATTATCACCGATCAAGATAGAGCTATGAAGAATGCAATTGCTCTTGTCTTCCCCAATACATGA